The stretch of DNA cccctgctgtagTTCCTGTGTGATTTCTGTGGCTGTGTAGAAGACACTGTTCAAAACGTTTGGTATTTTTGCAGACAGACATGTCAACAGCCCCGTCATCTTGTTTAAAAAACCTTTATTGAACGGTAACCAGATAATATTGAGATGAGCAGTGTGAGCTCCCCCTGGTGGCCTTGAGATGTGGCAGCGTAACAATCATGCGATGTGTTGGCATAAGACTAATGAACATCAAGCAGTATCTGCTGCTTTAAAGGCTACAGCCAACAGAACAATCCTATCCAGGCCAACACAGTGTCCTCACACACTTCAGTGTGATTCTGCACATTAGCATgcacacaacaagctgctgcacTGAGCCAAGGGCACCTTAACATCACTGTCCACACTCACACTGAGTCCAGGTGTGCTGTTGCTCAGATCTGCACAAAccaaagctgctgctcagacagtgTGACGCTTGTCTCCTGTCGTCTGACTGGTCCTGCAGCAGGCGTCGGTTCTTCTCTGCTGGGTCCTGGTTGGTCACTGTGTGGGAGATATTTATCTGTGATGCAGTGAAGTCTTAGACCTGCTTCACCTCCTCTTCGCTGCTGGCAGTTTGATCCTCAGTGtaacattttaacacagaagTGAAGGCAAAGAGGCGGAGCTGAAGCAGCCacgcccatatttggattatttGGGGAGTGATGCAGGAGTCAGGTGCTGCTGAGTTGATTCTGTTCCCAGTCAACTGTTCTCCTCAGGGCGGCAGGAATGAGTCCTGAAACGCTGCAGTGTGTCAGGCTGTTAGCAGTTCCTGTGCCTACATGCATTCTTGTaatttttgaatgtgtgtgtttggaatcaGATGGCACACCAGATTCTTAGCTGACATCCGGATGCATGTGTAGCTCAGCTTGTCCACGTGCAACATtcgtgtttgttgtttgtgatgcagctttatctgttttttttgtctgcacaTCCTCTTccactgttgccatggttacctcCCAGCTGAACACAATGTATCAGGAATGTGCGCCCGGAACAAAGACAGAGAGTCGAGGTGGCAGGTTGTCTGTTTGTGACCTCAGGTGAAGAGAGGAGGTTTATTTAACCCCCTCCTCTCAGGGCTGTGAAGCTTCACTCCTCCATCTACGTACCTGCTCACTATCACCATGGGAACCCACTGAGGTGTTGCTTAGCAACAGTGGCGGCAGACACTCTGCAGGAGCTACTAAATGACAAAGcaggagctacacacacacaccagcatttACAATAAGCATGGAACAGGATGTGCTCAGATTCTGCAGATCTGATTGGTTGTGGAGGTTGATTCCACCTCGTGTCTTTAGCTGGAGCGTTGATGAATGATGAGACGAGAGCAGCGATGGTGTGACATGGTGTGTGTCCTTATTTGTCTGGCAGCTGCTCTGTTTAGATCAGCTGAGTAACTACACAACCAGAGATTTATCcagctgtgactctgacctggctGGGAGGTGACGATGGCGGCCATTTTATTCACACCCAtcatctaaacacacacacacactttttcctctctctctgtcccccccccccccccgtctctcctgtctctctctctccctcctctctctccctcctctctgtctctctctctctttctctctctctctccccctctctctctctgtctccccccccccccccccgtctctcctgtctctctctctccccctctctccctcctctctgtctctctctctctttctctgtcttctccccccctctgtcctgtctctctctctctctccctcctctctccttcctctctgtctctctctctctttctctgtcttctctcccccctctctcccctctctgtctctctctcaccccctctctcccctctctgtctctctctctctccccccctctctcctctctctctctcctccctctctcccctctctgtccctctctctctcaccccctctctcccctctctgtctctctctctctcccccctctctcccctctctgtctctctctctcccccctctctcctctctctctctcctccctctctcccctctctgtccctctctctctcaccccctctctcccctctctgtctctctctctctcccccctctctcccctctctgtctctctctctctcccccctctctcccctctctgtctctgtccccccCACAGACTGACCTTCCTCTGCAGCCTTGGACTGCTGCTGACTGGTCTTAGTGATGCTGACTTACTTGCTAATGCAGACAAACTGCTGCTAATAGCTGGAGACAACAGGaagctgactgcagttcacttaGTGGCCCACAGGGTGACTGTCGTTGAGGGGCTTCTGATGATGTAATGtttagaccccccccccccatgaccctgtaggacaagcgggttcagaagatggatggatgttaagAACAGTTTTATTCATACCTTGTGGAACGATGCCTGCACAGATCATGTCACCAAGTGAAAGCTGTGTGCAGGTTTTCTGAGCCGCCAGTGCAGAGTCTCACAGCACTCTGCTGACCTCTAGTGGCTCTGATAAACATCACAGGTGGATCCTGTTTCATGTTGTTCAACTGTCTCTTTGGGGTTTTTTGGTTGATTCAGGGATGGCCGGATTCTCAGAGGTGCCAGTGACAGGCTGGAGACCAGAGCCAGTGAGCTGCTGATGGAGATGGGAGGGATGAACCCTGAGGTGAAGGTGAGCACACAACAAAACACGGGCCATGGTTGACCTGGGAGACAGCTCAGGCCCACAGACCCACAGTCTGTGCTGAGGGTGAATGTCTCTGAATGTCTCCAACAGAACCAGTCAAGTCAAACCAGGCACCAACAGAACCAGCACCAACAGAACCAGTCAAGTCAAACCAGGCACCAACAGACCCAGCACCAACAGAACCAGTCAAGTCAAACCAGGAACCAACAGACCCAGCACCAACAAAAGCACTTCCCATTCCAACATTCCCACTCTCAACAAAACCTCTCCCAGTCCCACCAAAACCAGACCCAGCAGTCCCAGTCTGTACTGGTCCAGAGAAGGCCTGTGGTCCCATCCATGTTGGAGGAGGCAGGTCAGGTTCTCCGCCATGTTCGAAGGCAGAAGAAACTGCTGGAGGAGAATTTGGAGACTCTGCTGAGAGCTGAGACCGGAGGGGTCCTACACTGCCAGCTGGAAGCACTGGCTACTAACAGGTAGTCTTTAGCcctagctaatgctaatgcacTTAGAGTGGCTCTTTCTATGCTAACATGTTGGTAAGGCTAATGGGTAAGCTGACCTTTTGGTTAAGTAATAAATTGCTTTAAACCTGTTGATGGTTAGCTTACACAGCTCTTATTGACGaggtcagtcagtaaagacTCAGTGGTAATTGAATTATTAATTTTTAGGGTTACGATCACTGTGCTGTTTATCAGAGGTGAACTGTAGTGTGCACCCTGACAGGACGAGTCATGtgtccaggaaaaaaaacattaaaacacaaactggCTTCACTGGAGACTGAGTCTCACATCATTCACTGTCAGTGCCGTGTCCTCTGCAGGGACTGCACTCAGGAGGTCCGCATCAAGAAGACAGTGGACGCCTGGATCAACACGTTAGCCAGAGACATCAAGGTGAGCTCCAGCTGACCCCACACCTGGATAGACTGTAAGCCGTGTACTCACCACTGTCCTCCCCATCCTTCTCAGGCTGAGATGTCCTCACAGGACGCCGCGGACGCTGTGGTGACATCACAACACGCAGCTGGGGTGAGCTCCACCCAAATAAGAAGGGGCAAACCAATGAGCAGGCCCAGAGGAGCAGGAACTGGGGCGAGGGCagggagagggagcagaggacCTACAGCTGCGCACAGACTGGTCAGGCCAGAGTCTCACACAGTGATTGATTTGATGGATCTGATCGGTCACATTCAGGCAGTCCTTCCTCTGTGTAGCTGCAGGAGGCGGAGCCTGACGGAGTGGCCGGTAGACTGACAGACAGCAAGCAGGTGGTGGTGGAAGGAGAGTCATACCTGACCCACCTGTATGGCAGAGCCCCGTACGAAGGTCTGAGGCGGACCCTGAAGAAGAGTCCGTACCTTCACTTCAGCTCACCTGCCTCGCCCCTGAGCAGGAAGCCCCGCCCCCGACTTGTAGAGAGCGTCCAAGGTCAGAGAATGTTCGGCTGTGGTGTCCGTCATCAAACTATCAGAGCTTCTGATCGGTCCGTCTGTGTACAGGTGTAAAGCTGAAGTCCTGTAAGACTCAGACCAGCATCTCATCTGGACCACCTCAGCACCTTTTCAGCTCGGGTGGTCCCGCCCACTTAACCACCACCCGTCCTGTTTCTGTGGCGATTCCTCTGGGTCCTCCCAGGATGGATTCTTCCTCCAGGGCTGGGCTGCTTCAGGAAGTGGTTTTACTACCTGAAGTGCCTCCAGTTACAGAGGATGATGGAGCATCTGGGCAACAGGTAAGCTGCACCTGTCCTCCACGTCTGAtgctgtaaccatggcaactaATGGCAAGAACCGATTTCGGGTGGAGAGAGCACTGACATCTCTTTGCGttgacagaggcagcagctggatGCAGATGAAGCAGCAGTGACTCCACCAGCTCCGatgccagctcctcctccatctgctccacctcctccccacaCTGTTGACATCATCAACATGGAGAGTGAGaaaggggtggaggaggaagagaacatCCTTCCTGGAACTGACGTCCTCTCAGCTGTTGATGTTGTCCAGGTAAcattcctctctcctcctcgtcctcctcgtcctcagGTTGTCTTCAGGGAGTCTCCAGGTGCTCCTGCTGGTGAACGGCACTGATCACTCTCTGTCTTATGTCCTCAGGAGGAGACCAGTGTGCCGGGTGAGGAGGCTGTGGAGTTGGATGGaggtccatctcctcctcctgtcctgtaCCAGGGCCCACTCTTCCCTCCACAGGCACCTTGTGCCCTTCCCGCCCAGGATCCCGTCCTGCGTCTCAACCAGCGGAGCGTCCTGGAGAACCGGCTGGTGGAATGGTGAGAATCTGGACTGGGCTGGATCTGACAACCTGGTGTAGCTCTGTTCTACTTCGGTCTGTTTCCCTTCagggtggagcagcagctcaTGGCACAGATGATCTCAGACATACACCGCCCCCCACCACCTGACCCTGCCCAGAATCACTCCTCTGACCAATCGCAGCTCGAGGAGCGCAGCGTCACCTCAGACATCGGTAAGTGGACAAGCTTCTCATCTCTGTCCTCCACCgctcctctgctcctgctcctccttctctctgtgactatgctgtgtgtgcagtggaggcagcaggtggtggaggtctgcagctgtttgtggactCCAGTCTGTCAGTGGACTCTGAGTTAATCAGGGAGCTGGTTAACGAGGTTCTGACTGAGACCATCACGCTGATGCTCGGTCAGAGAGACACACGAGACACTGAACCAGAAGAAGGACttgaaccagcagcagcagaaccagcagcaccagaaccagcagcaccagaaccagcagcaccagaaccagcagcagcagaaccagcagcaccAGAACCAGCAGCACCAGAACCAGCAGCACCAGAACCAGCAGCACTAGAACCAGCAGCATATCAAGAGGTATAGAAACCAGGAGGTAAAGTCTTAGCCTGCGGCCCCCCTCTTGTGTCACCTGGCTAACTGCTGGCTCTGTTCCAGGCCACACGGGTCTCCACACCAGTACCCACCCCGCCCCCCAGCCTAGCTCCTCCCAGCAGAGAGGCCACACCAATAATCACACCCCCTCCATCTGAACCAACCAGCCCACTGAACGAGGAGCCACAGCCAATCACAATGCCAGGTTAGCATTAAGCATTACGTTAGAGTAGaacagtgtgttactgatgtgTACTTTACTGTAGCATACtgctgtaatctgattacttaatatcataaactctctgttaTATAATCAGAGTAATATAGTATCTCTGGCTAATTGTGACCTCACATATTGTAGCCACGCCCACCCCCAGCCCAGAGCCCGTCTCTGCAGGAAGTCCACCTGCTCCCCATCAACCCCCCCCCACCAACAACTGGGACAACGCTGAGCTGCCATTGGAGGAGGAGCGACCAGAGGAGGAGCGACCAGaggagcacacagacacacaccatcagctgctgtatgtacacacacagacacacacacagacacacaccatcagctgctgtatgtacacacacagacacacaccatcagc from Parambassis ranga chromosome 22, fParRan2.1, whole genome shotgun sequence encodes:
- the LOC114427878 gene encoding protein TALPID3-like, whose product is MSTVNMAQPSGPVRSSCSSDTGDVLIRSTRVQRHGAEEGSGPVQITVQKLHSPPRVQPHRDGLQRAPQKAGPPRREAADCEPGHELLTSRFTAGGRGAVLAALKQRSHSAPHRREVPVQLFDPLQASVKCQDPPGLSSQDASDVALVQTGPALVSGHQGETSNTPAAAAVIKVCVQAPSDMEARVSRLADGVQKLLEADRGWNQALQQMKTLQSRQLQLQSQLLESNLKTVGGHAPTASDLTASGQPGRLQATHLTHTGSSQQQSFSANTMETSPVAMETCCRDPWPKQSRDGRILRGASDRLETRASELLMEMGGMNPEVKNQSSQTRHQQNQHQQNQSSQTRHQQTQHQQNQSSQTRNQQTQHQQKHFPFQHSHSQQNLSQSHQNQTQQSQSVLVQRRPVVPSMLEEAGQVLRHVRRQKKLLEENLETLLRAETGGVLHCQLEALATNRDCTQEVRIKKTVDAWINTLARDIKAEMSSQDAADAVVTSQHAAGVSSTQIRRGKPMSRPRGAGTGARAGRGSRGPTAAHRLLQEAEPDGVAGRLTDSKQVVVEGESYLTHLYGRAPYEGLRRTLKKSPYLHFSSPASPLSRKPRPRLVESVQGVKLKSCKTQTSISSGPPQHLFSSGGPAHLTTTRPVSVAIPLGPPRMDSSSRAGLLQEVVLLPEVPPVTEDDGASGQQRQQLDADEAAVTPPAPMPAPPPSAPPPPHTVDIINMESEKGVEEEENILPGTDVLSAVDVVQEETSVPGEEAVELDGGPSPPPVLYQGPLFPPQAPCALPAQDPVLRLNQRSVLENRLVEWVEQQLMAQMISDIHRPPPPDPAQNHSSDQSQLEERSVTSDIVEAAGGGGLQLFVDSSLSVDSELIRELVNEVLTETITLMLGQRDTRDTEPEEGLEPAAAEPAAPEPAAPEPAAPEPAAAEPAAPEPAAPEPAAPEPAALEPAAYQEATRVSTPVPTPPPSLAPPSREATPIITPPPSEPTSPLNEEPQPITMPATPTPSPEPVSAGSPPAPHQPPPTNNWDNAELPLEEERPEEERPEEHTDTHHQLLVMSVAQEEPPLASPVSPPSPPPPPEPRPASPCISSEDSTSSSSSSSSSSAVTAGTETALRPISEGELLISVNQLAAMTEEATVCSFSSSLQELQDMDLDPPSEGQVKGHNLLHTRVEQGATLRERRPEGSWGREEEKEVSVGEVPDHLQTTVSPGQISRCADPTHTHGRTAEEVEEQGGTRRMEVHLPSQGEVMELAASGDTDCFNSDVF